The Pseudomonas cucumis sequence CCCTCATCTGTCAGCCACCCACAGCAATGAAACTCGCGGCGAACAACTGTTGGCCCAGATCGACCGGGTATTGCAAGGAACCGGTGCAAGCAAAGTCAACCTGATCGGTCACAGTCAGGGCGCACTGGCTGCACGGTATGCCGGAGCGCTAGCGCCGGAGGCGGTCGCTTCGGTGACATCGGTCAGCGGGCCGAACCATGGCTCGGAACTGGCCGACTTCCTGCGCAAGGCGCTGACGCCCGGGCGCCTGCCGGAACAGGTGGCCGGAGCGGTAGCCACCCTGTTCGCCGACTTCCTGTCGTTGCTCAGTGGCAACCGACACCTGCCACAGAACGCCATCGCCGCGCTCAATGCATTGACTACCGAAGGTGTCGGCGCATTCAACGACAAGTACCCTCAAGGGTTACCGAAAACCTGGGGCGGCAAGGGTCGCGAATTGGTGAACGGCGTGCGCTACTACTCCTGGAGCGGCACCTTGCAGGGAAATATTGTCGATGAGGGGCTCCATGCACTCAATCCGCTGCACGGGTTCCTGCGGGCCTTCTCCCACTATTTCACCACCGAAGCCGAGCAAAATGATGGGTTGGTCGGCCGATTCAGCACCCATCTGGGTAAAGTGATCCGTTCGGACTACCCGCTGGATCATCTGGACAGCCTGGGCCAGACAACCGGTCAGGTCCGCCAGGGCATCGACCCGATCGCCCTGTATGTCCAGCATGCCGAACGCTTGAGAAATGCCGGCCTTTAAGCAATGCCAGGATGCCGCGCGATGTAGACGGAACTGAAATTGCCGGAATTGATATTGATGGAACTGATTTTGACGGAACTTTGAGAGAGAAATAGCCCACTGAATCCGGTAGGCTCCACACTTTATTGAACATTGAATGGAGTATTTTCCCATGGCCAAAGCCACTGCCCGTCACATCCTGGTTTCCAGCGAAGCAAAGTGCAACGAACTCAAGGCTCAGATCGAAGCCGGCGCCGATTTCGCCGAAGTTGCCAAAGCCAACTCCACCTGCCCTTCCAGCCGCCAGGGCGGTGACCTGGGCTCGTTCGGCCCGGGCCAGATGGTCAAGGAATTCGACACCGTGGTCTTCAGCGCGCCAATCAATGTGGTGCAAGGTCCGGTCAAGACCCAGTTCGGTTATCACCTGCTGGAAGTGACCAGCCGTCAGGACTGATCAACGCTTTGAGTTTGCTACATAACGGCCCGCCTTTTGGCGGGCCGTTATGTTTTCGTTACGTGATACGGCTGGCGAGGGACGCGCCGCTAGCGTACAAATTGTGGTTATCGACCACCCGGCTCCAAGGCTGACAATGCGACTGGCTTTCCCTACTTTATTGTTCACTGCCGTGGCCCTGTTGCTGAGTGCCGCCGGTGTGTGCGCTGCACCGCAACATGCGTTGACCGTGTACGGTGAACCGGCGAAATATCCCGCCGGCTTCAGCCATTTCGCCTACACAAACCCGCAAGCGCCCAAGGGCGGCACGATGCGTCGCTCGGCGATGGAAATTGGCCATTTCGACCATATCCTGCCGTACATCGACAAGGGCACGGGTGTCACGCAGATCGACGGCTTGATCTACTCGCCTCTGGCCCAGCGCTCGCTGGACGAGCCCTATACCGTTTACGGCCTGGTGGCCCAACAGATGGAGCGTTCCGACGACGGACTGTCTCTGCGTTTCTATTTGAATCCGAAGGCCCGCTTTGCCGACGGCAAGCCGATCACCGCCGAAGACGTGCGCTACACCTTCGACCTGCTGATGACCCAGGGCAGCCTGCGCTATCGCACGCAATTTGCCGACGTCAAAGGCGTCGAAGTGGAGTCACCACTCACCATTCGGTTCGACTTCAAGAGCAACGAAAACCGTACCCTGCCCCTCGACATCGCCACCTTGCCGGTGTTTCCCGAGCACTGGTGGAAGACCCGCAACTTCGCCAGCGGCGGTGGTTACGAGCCGCCACTGGGCAGCGGGCCGTACCGGGTAAGTAAAGTCGATTCCGGGCGCAGCATCACCTTCGAGCGTAACGCCGACTGGTGGGGCAAGGATTTACCGGTCAGCCGCGGCCTCTACAACTTCGATCATTTCAGCATCGAGTACTTCGGCGATACCGACGTTGCCCGTCAGGTGCTGCGTGGCGGCGCCTACGATTACAACCGCGAATTCTCCGCCACCGCCTACTCCATCGGCTACGAAAGCCCGGCCCTGAGTGACGGTCGCCTGCAAAAGGCCCACTTGGCCAAAGAGGCACCGCAAACGGCCCAGGGGTTTGTGTTCAACCTGCAAAACCCGATGTTCCATGACCGCCGCGTGCGCCAGGCCCTGGCCATGCTCTGGGATTTCGAATGGAGCAACCGGCAGATGATGCGTGACCTGTACATCCGCCAACAGAGCTTCTTTTCCAACACCGACCTCGCAGCCCGACAACTGCCCGACGCGGGTGAGCGGGCGATTCTCGAGCCGTTGCGCGGGCAGATCCCCGACGAAGTCTTCACCCAGGTCTTCGAAGCCCCGAAAACCGACGGTAGCGGCGTGATACGCGACAAACAGCTGCAGGCCCTGGACTTGCTCGAACAGGCCGGCTGGAAACCCGATGGCGATCAACTGGTCAATGCCCAAGGTCAACCGCTGAGCTTCACTTTCCTGGTCAGCCAGAATGGCATGGACCGGCTACTGCTGCCTTATAAGCGCACCCTGAAACAAATCGGCATCGACCTGAATATTCGCCGCATCGACGCCTCCCAGTACGTAAACCGCCTGATGTCCCGGGACTACGACATGATCGTCACCGGCT is a genomic window containing:
- a CDS encoding esterase/lipase family protein codes for the protein MLRNATTQFPILLVHGLFGFDRIGNLELFHDVKLALRSAGARVFIPHLSATHSNETRGEQLLAQIDRVLQGTGASKVNLIGHSQGALAARYAGALAPEAVASVTSVSGPNHGSELADFLRKALTPGRLPEQVAGAVATLFADFLSLLSGNRHLPQNAIAALNALTTEGVGAFNDKYPQGLPKTWGGKGRELVNGVRYYSWSGTLQGNIVDEGLHALNPLHGFLRAFSHYFTTEAEQNDGLVGRFSTHLGKVIRSDYPLDHLDSLGQTTGQVRQGIDPIALYVQHAERLRNAGL
- a CDS encoding peptidylprolyl isomerase; translated protein: MAKATARHILVSSEAKCNELKAQIEAGADFAEVAKANSTCPSSRQGGDLGSFGPGQMVKEFDTVVFSAPINVVQGPVKTQFGYHLLEVTSRQD
- a CDS encoding extracellular solute-binding protein — encoded protein: MRLAFPTLLFTAVALLLSAAGVCAAPQHALTVYGEPAKYPAGFSHFAYTNPQAPKGGTMRRSAMEIGHFDHILPYIDKGTGVTQIDGLIYSPLAQRSLDEPYTVYGLVAQQMERSDDGLSLRFYLNPKARFADGKPITAEDVRYTFDLLMTQGSLRYRTQFADVKGVEVESPLTIRFDFKSNENRTLPLDIATLPVFPEHWWKTRNFASGGGYEPPLGSGPYRVSKVDSGRSITFERNADWWGKDLPVSRGLYNFDHFSIEYFGDTDVARQVLRGGAYDYNREFSATAYSIGYESPALSDGRLQKAHLAKEAPQTAQGFVFNLQNPMFHDRRVRQALAMLWDFEWSNRQMMRDLYIRQQSFFSNTDLAARQLPDAGERAILEPLRGQIPDEVFTQVFEAPKTDGSGVIRDKQLQALDLLEQAGWKPDGDQLVNAQGQPLSFTFLVSQNGMDRLLLPYKRTLKQIGIDLNIRRIDASQYVNRLMSRDYDMIVTGYPVTTSPGNELYNYFGSMAANDPGSNNYMVLKNPAVDTLVNGLVRATTQADMLRYAHALDRVLQWNFYWIPNYYPPGSSTVWWNRFGIPSVQASNDEAIESWWEVSTTPLTNQQMTAELIKRGKPGGPH